The DNA window ggacagttgttattttcacacacacaccgcaccccacccccatgtcaGAAACAGGAAATTGTTGTGGTTACTACAGGGGAACCGTCCATGGCTTCATTTGTACCTGGAAGAGTAATATTCTTCCTCCAGCTCATAGAGGTTTATTGAGATCTCATCACGCAGGGCAATAAGCTTCTTATCACATTCCTCCTGAAGGCTGCGCAACTGCTGGTTCCGCTGGTTGATGGCTTCGTTGACGGAAGGGAAGACATTGAGGATCAGGAACTGTTTTAGGTCAGAGACAAGCTTCATAAGAGACTCACCAGCCCGAACCTAGCAGAGACATCCGTattcaaattatttattttatactattTATACACCTCTAGAtcataaaaagaaaaagtgtcaaagcggtttacaaaaagaataaaacaatgaaatcataagtaaaaagaaaaataccacactactatttaaaacattcaatgaATAATTAAAGTCAATGACAAGCTGAAAACCAAATTAACATGTGTCTGACTTCTACATGCCTGGATAGGCTtacctaaacaaaaatatttttggcaGATACCTTGGAGTACAGTGAGGGCACCTGCCTGATTTCAAcggacagggagttccaaagcatcAGTGCTGCCACCCTAAAATATtaatttcttacaagtgcagaacaAGTATCACGGGGCATTTGTGACAGTGCCTGTTCGACAGATCAAAACAGTCCACTGGGCATATATTTGGTAAGTCtatcttgcaggtaaactggtttCAAACTGTTAAAGGCTATATATACTAATAATAACACCATGAAcatggcccagtagcaaatgagCAACCCTTGCAGGTCTCTTAGCTTGGGTGTTATATGCCGACAAGGTCttgcaatcatgctgcagcattctgcactaactgcagcttctggaatgAGCACAAGGGAAGCCCATATACAGCACATTTCAGTAATCCAATCTTGACATACAGCCCCAATTTACCCTgaatgtataacaacaacaatttattgcccacccttcaccagcaggtcccaggtcatattaaaacttttttttatatactgaacagttaaaacaaatcacaTTCAAATGAATTGGGTAGatcctaaaacacacacatctcttttttttttttttaaatatttttattaattttccaattaaaaccaattatatcacattcaatatttcaaattatacacatatatatatcaatcaaaccgaatgttatgccaaatcatctaaataatttatttttgggttcccatgcttcaagaaattgggaattcctcgcaactgtccactgccgtcttatttctaaagttcaaatcgtcctccaagctcataatattccaaatcttccccttacagtcacataggtgttttccactttcatccgattgttccagctgctgagataaatatcaaacgaagtttcacagatgttctttctcctgtgtgagttaatcagtccagcctccccataaatcttcttagtggagctccctgttgcgacgaagtagcagcgccatcttgaaaggctcaaatcactttcattttctctcatagccatgaagatttacgatttatttatctttatagaatttacagctttttcaggcaggagacccaaacatccaaccatgaactcttggtaaattaatggatctccttgccctatagctgaacttagcttcaggtcgctgctccaatttaaagtgcgtcacagctcataaatcctccgaacgcgtccagagctccttccgtctgactaggggggggcttttctcat is part of the Zootoca vivipara chromosome W, rZooViv1.1, whole genome shotgun sequence genome and encodes:
- the LOC132591142 gene encoding mediator of RNA polymerase II transcription subunit 22-like isoform X2; its protein translation is MGCWRSFGRRRRKPAPWVGGTLRKRKRKNGRLPARGLHVLSKIEEETQVSRATQGEQDNYEMQVRAANIVRAGESLMKLVSDLKQFLILNVFPSVNEAINQRNQQLRSLQEECDKKLIALRDEISINLYELEEEYYSSRYK
- the LOC132591142 gene encoding mediator of RNA polymerase II transcription subunit 22-like isoform X1, which gives rise to MKCFGKTAAVLKAVKIPAWRHISLATRKSSLPEGLLKETPAVGYAESIEEETQVSRATQGEQDNYEMQVRAANIVRAGESLMKLVSDLKQFLILNVFPSVNEAINQRNQQLRSLQEECDKKLIALRDEISINLYELEEEYYSSRYK